The proteins below are encoded in one region of Limnohabitans sp. 63ED37-2:
- a CDS encoding DUF3683 domain-containing protein — protein MNAPTTLQHLMQADADAPRLREIPYNYTSFSDREIVVRLLGVSAWDLLNQLRQERGTGRSARMLYEVLGDIWVVERNPYLQDDLLDNPARRKLLVEALQHRLGEVQKRRTPQADAARDALVGQLLAMATQAVTQFSERFIRMAKLRSQVQKTLGRLTAKDNIKFDGLSRVSHVTDATDWRVEYPFVVLTPDSETEMAGLVKGCIDLGLTIVPRGGGTGYTGGAIPLTWKSAVINTEKLEAMTEVEMVDLPGIAHKIPTIYTEAGVVTQRVADAAERGGFVFAVDPTSAEASCVGGNIAMNAGGKKAVLWGTALDNLASWRMVTPDAEWLDVVRMDHNMGKIHDAEVATFELRYFKADGKTPIRTETLVIPGKTFRKEGLGKDVTDKFLSGLPGVQKEGCDGLITSARWVVHRMPTHTRTVCMEFFGHAREAVPSIVEIKDFMFAEQKRTGTVMAGLEHLDDRYLRAVGYSTKSKRGGFPKMVLIGDIAGDNADDVAKATSEIVRIANSRSGEGFIAISPEARKKFWLDRKKTAAISRHTNAFKVNEDVVIPLPRMAEYTDGIERINIELSLRNKLKLCREIEAFLERGNLPLGKQDDASDIPSAELLEDRVAQALAVVREVRAQWQGWLNDVDALFPQLQEHSLRASWKTQIRPAFQNIFSGSAFLPILNEVNAIHQRVLKGRVWVALHMHAGDGNVHTNIPVNSDNYEMLQTAHEAVARIMVLARSLDGVISGEHGIGITKLEFLTDAELANFTAYKAKVDPEGRFNKGKLLRGAALTGLGDDVHAADLTHAYTPSFGLMGHESLIMQQSDIGAIAASVKDCLRCGKCKPVCATHVPRANLLYSPRNKILATSLLVEAFLYEEQTRRGISIKHWQEFEDVADHCTVCHKCLTPCPVNIDFGDVSMNMRNLLRKMGQKSFRPGNAAAMFMLNATNPETIKLARAAMVGVGMRAQRFVAGLLKGVARKQTSAPPASVGTAPIKEQVIHFINKKMPGNLPKKTARALLDIEDNDYVPIIRNPKATTSESEAVFYFPGCGSERLFSQVGLATQAMLWHVGVQTVLPPGYLCCGYPQKGSGQFDKAEKIITDNRVLFHRVANTLNYLDIKTVVVSCGTCYDQLQGYQFDKIFPGCRIIDIHEFLLEKGMKLGEGGAYLYHDPCHSPMKQQEPMKTVKALMGDNVLESKRCCGESGTLGVTRPDISTQVRFRKEEELLKGEAALRSSGALAPQANVKILTSCPSCLQGLSRFGDDLQNGLLEADYIVVEMAKHILGEEWMPEYVNAANAGGIERVLV, from the coding sequence ATGAATGCACCCACCACGCTCCAACATTTGATGCAAGCCGACGCCGATGCGCCGCGCCTGCGCGAAATTCCCTACAACTACACCAGCTTTTCAGACCGTGAAATCGTGGTGCGACTGTTGGGGGTGTCCGCCTGGGATCTGCTCAACCAGTTGCGTCAGGAGCGTGGCACAGGCCGTTCGGCCCGCATGCTGTACGAAGTATTGGGTGACATTTGGGTGGTCGAGCGCAACCCCTATTTGCAGGACGACCTGTTGGACAACCCGGCCCGACGCAAATTGCTGGTCGAGGCCTTGCAGCACCGTTTGGGCGAGGTGCAAAAGCGCCGCACGCCACAGGCCGACGCGGCCCGCGATGCCTTGGTGGGCCAGCTGTTGGCCATGGCCACCCAGGCCGTGACGCAGTTCAGTGAGCGCTTCATCCGCATGGCCAAGCTGCGCAGCCAGGTGCAAAAGACCCTGGGGCGTCTGACGGCCAAAGACAACATCAAGTTCGACGGCCTCTCGCGTGTGAGCCATGTGACCGACGCCACCGACTGGCGCGTCGAGTACCCCTTTGTGGTGCTGACCCCCGACAGCGAGACCGAAATGGCGGGGCTGGTCAAAGGCTGTATCGATTTGGGACTGACCATCGTGCCCCGTGGCGGCGGCACGGGCTATACCGGCGGCGCGATCCCGCTGACCTGGAAGAGTGCGGTCATCAACACCGAAAAGCTCGAAGCCATGACCGAGGTCGAGATGGTCGACCTGCCGGGCATCGCCCACAAGATACCTACCATCTACACCGAAGCCGGTGTGGTGACCCAGCGTGTGGCCGATGCGGCCGAGCGCGGCGGTTTTGTGTTTGCAGTGGATCCCACCTCGGCCGAGGCCAGTTGCGTGGGCGGCAACATCGCCATGAACGCGGGCGGCAAAAAAGCGGTTTTGTGGGGCACTGCGCTCGACAACCTCGCCAGCTGGCGCATGGTCACCCCCGACGCCGAATGGCTGGACGTGGTGCGCATGGACCACAACATGGGCAAGATCCATGACGCCGAGGTTGCCACTTTTGAGTTGCGCTACTTCAAAGCCGACGGCAAAACCCCGATTCGGACCGAAACCCTGGTGATCCCGGGCAAGACTTTCCGCAAGGAAGGCTTGGGCAAGGACGTGACCGACAAGTTTTTGAGCGGCCTGCCTGGTGTGCAAAAAGAAGGCTGCGACGGCCTGATCACCAGCGCCCGCTGGGTCGTGCACCGCATGCCCACCCACACCCGCACCGTGTGCATGGAGTTTTTTGGCCATGCCCGCGAGGCGGTGCCCAGCATCGTCGAGATCAAGGACTTCATGTTTGCCGAGCAAAAGCGCACCGGCACCGTGATGGCGGGTCTGGAGCACCTGGACGACCGCTATTTGCGGGCGGTGGGTTATTCCACCAAGTCCAAGCGTGGCGGCTTTCCCAAGATGGTCTTGATCGGTGACATCGCCGGGGACAATGCCGACGACGTGGCCAAGGCGACCAGCGAGATCGTGCGCATTGCCAACTCGCGCAGCGGCGAAGGCTTCATTGCCATCAGCCCCGAGGCACGCAAGAAGTTCTGGCTGGACCGTAAAAAGACGGCCGCCATCTCGCGCCACACCAATGCCTTCAAGGTCAACGAAGATGTGGTGATTCCCTTGCCACGCATGGCCGAGTACACCGATGGCATCGAGCGAATCAACATTGAACTGAGCCTGCGCAACAAGCTCAAGCTGTGCCGCGAAATCGAAGCTTTCTTGGAGCGGGGCAACCTGCCGCTGGGCAAACAAGACGACGCCAGCGACATCCCATCGGCCGAGTTGCTGGAAGACCGCGTGGCACAAGCCTTGGCGGTGGTGCGCGAGGTGCGTGCACAGTGGCAAGGCTGGTTGAACGATGTCGACGCGCTGTTTCCTCAACTGCAAGAGCACAGCTTGCGCGCCAGCTGGAAGACACAAATTCGCCCGGCGTTCCAGAACATCTTCTCCGGCTCGGCGTTTTTGCCGATCCTCAACGAGGTCAATGCCATTCACCAGCGCGTGCTCAAAGGCCGCGTGTGGGTGGCGCTGCACATGCACGCGGGTGACGGCAATGTGCACACCAACATTCCGGTGAACAGTGACAACTACGAGATGCTGCAGACCGCGCACGAGGCGGTGGCCCGCATCATGGTGCTGGCGCGCAGCCTGGACGGTGTGATCTCTGGCGAACACGGCATTGGCATCACCAAGCTGGAGTTTTTGACCGACGCCGAGTTGGCCAATTTCACCGCCTACAAAGCCAAAGTGGACCCCGAAGGGCGCTTCAACAAAGGCAAGCTGCTGCGTGGCGCGGCCCTGACGGGACTGGGTGACGATGTGCATGCGGCCGACCTGACGCACGCTTACACCCCCAGCTTTGGCCTGATGGGCCACGAGTCGCTGATCATGCAGCAGTCCGACATTGGTGCCATCGCCGCCAGCGTGAAGGACTGCTTGCGCTGCGGCAAGTGCAAGCCTGTGTGCGCCACGCATGTGCCGCGTGCCAATTTGCTTTACAGCCCACGCAACAAGATTTTGGCCACCTCCTTGCTGGTCGAGGCTTTCCTCTACGAAGAGCAAACACGCCGTGGGATCTCGATCAAGCATTGGCAAGAGTTTGAAGACGTGGCCGACCACTGCACCGTGTGCCACAAGTGCCTGACGCCTTGCCCGGTCAATATTGACTTTGGTGATGTGTCGATGAACATGCGCAATCTGCTGCGCAAGATGGGGCAGAAAAGCTTCCGTCCCGGCAATGCGGCCGCCATGTTCATGCTCAACGCCACCAACCCCGAGACCATCAAGCTGGCGCGTGCCGCCATGGTGGGCGTTGGCATGCGTGCGCAGCGTTTTGTGGCCGGTTTGCTCAAGGGCGTGGCGCGCAAGCAAACCAGCGCACCACCTGCATCGGTGGGCACCGCGCCCATTAAAGAGCAGGTGATCCACTTCATCAACAAGAAGATGCCGGGCAATCTGCCCAAGAAAACCGCACGTGCTTTGCTGGACATCGAAGACAACGACTACGTGCCCATCATCCGCAATCCGAAGGCCACCACGTCTGAATCAGAAGCGGTGTTTTATTTCCCCGGTTGTGGCTCGGAGCGCCTGTTCAGCCAGGTGGGCCTGGCCACGCAGGCCATGCTCTGGCATGTGGGCGTGCAGACCGTGTTGCCACCGGGCTACCTGTGCTGCGGTTACCCGCAAAAAGGCTCGGGCCAGTTCGACAAGGCCGAGAAGATCATCACCGACAACCGTGTGCTGTTCCACCGGGTGGCCAACACGCTCAACTACTTGGACATCAAGACCGTGGTGGTGAGCTGCGGCACCTGTTATGACCAGCTGCAAGGCTATCAGTTCGACAAGATCTTCCCCGGCTGCCGCATCATCGACATCCACGAGTTCCTGCTCGAAAAAGGCATGAAGCTGGGCGAAGGCGGCGCCTATCTTTACCACGACCCTTGCCACAGCCCCATGAAGCAACAAGAGCCCATGAAGACCGTGAAGGCCTTGATGGGTGACAACGTGCTGGAGAGCAAACGCTGTTGCGGTGAATCGGGCACGCTGGGCGTGACGCGCCCTGACATCTCGACCCAGGTGCGCTTTCGCAAGGAGGAAGAGCTGCTCAAAGGCGAAGCCGCCCTGCGCAGCAGCGGTGCGCTGGCGCCTCAGGCCAATGTGAAAATCCTCACCAGCTGCCCCAGCTGCCTGCAGGGCTTGTCGCGCTTTGGTGACGACCTGCAAAACGGCCTGCTCGAAGCCGACTACATCGTGGTCGAGATGGCCAAACACATCTTGGGCGAAGAATGGATGCCCGAGTACGTGAATGCGGCCAATGCAGGCGGCATCGAGCGCGTGTTGGTCTAA